A stretch of Anaerolineales bacterium DNA encodes these proteins:
- a CDS encoding trimethylamine methyltransferase family protein — MPFRSLKSGRLRFLDGSQLGALDQAVRTVLADVGVQVDHPPAWEVYAGAGCTIDRDRHIVRIPSDILQRGLDAAPREFTLHAPIPEHDVRVTLDDVYTVAGSSALHVLDLDGHRRPASQRDLADLTRLIDALPQAHIMHAMVVPHDLPQVGFDRRLFATILPNTTKHYYSQGAGGSSIADQVEMAAVLQGSTRAVRATPRFSLVVCFISPLVHGKEPVQEMMACAEHGIPLWLEPTNMMGATAPLSVAGSVVEHTASALAGLVLVQLLHPGHPCVLATASGSMNMHKGSYVGASPEAVLAHCATAQLAHAYGLPFQGGSGLDACLPDAQAGYERMLQAAPMALAGVNFIHLAFGMIDQLLTASYEQAVIDNEILAAAFRLAEGFEVTPETIGLDQLRTVGPGGNFLTEPYTVRHLRSFQWQPQLSTRLVWDEWQEVHGGRDMRQRANRMARQLLDQHHPALVTPEQAAELERMAIAFQRRAIDAAESTG; from the coding sequence ATGCCATTTCGGAGCTTGAAGAGCGGGCGACTTCGGTTCCTGGATGGCTCACAACTGGGCGCCCTCGACCAGGCCGTCCGAACCGTCTTGGCCGACGTCGGCGTACAGGTCGACCATCCACCGGCCTGGGAGGTCTACGCTGGCGCCGGCTGCACGATCGATCGCGATCGCCACATTGTGCGCATTCCCTCCGACATCTTGCAGCGCGGCCTGGACGCCGCCCCGCGCGAGTTCACCCTGCACGCGCCTATCCCGGAGCACGACGTCCGGGTCACCCTCGACGACGTGTACACGGTCGCCGGCTCTTCGGCGTTGCATGTCCTCGACCTCGACGGCCACCGCCGGCCGGCCAGCCAGCGAGATCTGGCCGATCTGACGCGCCTGATCGATGCCCTCCCCCAGGCGCACATCATGCACGCCATGGTTGTCCCCCATGACCTTCCGCAGGTGGGCTTTGACCGCCGGTTGTTTGCCACCATCCTGCCCAACACAACCAAGCATTACTACTCGCAGGGTGCCGGGGGGAGCAGCATTGCTGACCAGGTGGAGATGGCCGCCGTCCTGCAGGGAAGCACGCGGGCCGTCCGCGCCACTCCGCGCTTCAGCCTGGTGGTCTGTTTCATCAGCCCGCTCGTCCACGGGAAGGAGCCGGTGCAGGAGATGATGGCTTGCGCCGAGCATGGCATTCCGCTGTGGCTCGAGCCGACGAACATGATGGGCGCGACGGCGCCGCTGAGCGTTGCCGGTTCCGTCGTTGAACACACCGCCAGCGCGCTTGCGGGCCTGGTCCTGGTGCAGCTGCTGCACCCCGGCCATCCGTGTGTGCTCGCCACCGCCTCGGGCAGCATGAACATGCACAAGGGCAGCTATGTCGGCGCTTCGCCAGAGGCTGTCCTGGCCCACTGCGCCACGGCGCAGCTTGCCCACGCCTACGGCCTCCCCTTCCAGGGCGGGAGCGGTCTGGACGCCTGCTTGCCCGACGCACAGGCGGGCTATGAACGCATGCTTCAGGCGGCGCCGATGGCGCTGGCAGGCGTCAACTTCATCCACCTGGCCTTTGGGATGATCGACCAGTTGCTGACTGCCAGCTATGAGCAGGCGGTCATCGACAACGAGATCCTGGCCGCCGCCTTCCGCCTGGCGGAAGGGTTCGAGGTGACCCCGGAGACGATCGGTCTCGATCAGCTGCGCACTGTCGGGCCGGGCGGCAACTTCCTCACCGAGCCGTATACCGTGCGCCACTTGCGCAGCTTCCAGTGGCAGCCTCAATTGTCGACGCGTCTGGTCTGGGATGAGTGGCAGGAGGTCCACGGTGGGCGGGATATGCGCCAACGCGCCAATCGGATGGCCCGTCAGCTCCTCGACCAGCATCACCCCGCCCTGGTCACGCCCGAGCAGGCAGCCGAGCTCGAACGCATGGCCATCGCCTTCCAGCGGCGCGCCATCGACGCGGCGGAGAGTACCGGCTAG
- a CDS encoding SDR family oxidoreductase, giving the protein MTDRKKVIVTGASSGIGRATAERFAREGWDVCVTSRREDRLRALVDRLPAGKHLIVAGDYSDPHTAEAIADEARREWGVVDALANCAGVYFGAPIIDSTLEDWRKAFDIMIDGALYLTRAAVSLMTRGGRIIHVTSIHHERAEAGSSSYSMAKAALNQYCRALALELAPKGILVNALAPGFINTEMSVVNGVNELESDWFKKNYVDGHHLPLRRPGQPEEVAGVIYFLAGPDASYLTGQVIPVDGGLTITF; this is encoded by the coding sequence ATGACGGACAGAAAGAAGGTCATTGTGACCGGAGCCTCCTCGGGCATCGGCCGGGCTACTGCCGAGCGCTTCGCCCGCGAGGGCTGGGACGTGTGTGTCACGTCGCGCCGGGAGGACCGGCTGCGAGCATTGGTTGACCGCCTGCCGGCCGGGAAGCACCTGATCGTCGCAGGGGACTACAGCGACCCGCACACGGCTGAGGCTATCGCCGACGAGGCACGCCGGGAATGGGGCGTGGTCGACGCGCTGGCCAACTGCGCCGGCGTGTACTTCGGCGCCCCGATCATCGACTCGACTCTCGAGGACTGGCGCAAGGCGTTCGACATCATGATCGACGGCGCCCTGTATCTCACCCGGGCCGCGGTCTCCCTGATGACGCGCGGCGGCCGGATCATCCATGTCACCTCGATCCATCACGAGCGGGCGGAAGCGGGGAGCAGCAGTTACTCGATGGCCAAGGCCGCTCTCAATCAGTACTGCAGGGCGTTGGCCCTTGAGCTGGCCCCCAAGGGCATCCTGGTGAACGCGCTCGCACCGGGCTTCATCAACACCGAGATGAGCGTGGTCAATGGCGTCAATGAGCTGGAGAGCGACTGGTTCAAGAAGAATTACGTCGACGGCCATCACCTGCCCCTGAGACGTCCCGGCCAGCCCGAGGAGGTGGCCGGGGTGATCTACTTCCTCGCCGGCCCCGACGCCAGCTACCTGACCGGGCAGGTGATCCCGGTCGATGGCGGGCTCACGATCACGTTCTAG
- a CDS encoding DUF4432 family protein encodes MLREDVIQGHEALWLENGRVRVAVLPHKGADIYAFTHVPSGTEFLMRTPAGLQPPGASPPEDFLENYEGAWQELFPNHNDACNYRGRPVPFHGEVALLSWAFAVVADDAQATTLRLSVGCRQTPFRLTRWMRLPSEGTTLELKSTVENLSANAEHLVWGHHLVLGGDFLMNGCRLEIPAGRLTTPEVLFEPATAVLAPGQDEPWPMARGRRPGERIDLRAIPGPQAHSHDDACLTGLAEGRWTVVNPRLGLGFRLEWDAAVFPWVQMWQPYGGADLPPLTGIYGLGLEPWVSRFPLAQAIESGQARCIGPGETLTTQVRASVLETV; translated from the coding sequence ATGCTGCGAGAGGATGTAATCCAGGGTCACGAGGCGCTCTGGCTAGAGAACGGCCGCGTGCGTGTCGCCGTGCTGCCGCACAAGGGCGCGGATATCTACGCCTTCACCCACGTGCCGTCAGGTACCGAGTTCCTGATGCGCACGCCCGCCGGTCTGCAGCCGCCCGGCGCTTCGCCGCCCGAGGATTTCCTCGAGAACTACGAGGGCGCCTGGCAGGAGCTCTTCCCTAACCACAACGACGCCTGCAACTACCGCGGCCGCCCGGTGCCATTCCATGGCGAGGTGGCCCTGCTCTCCTGGGCGTTTGCTGTCGTGGCGGACGACGCGCAGGCGACAACACTCCGCTTGTCTGTCGGTTGCCGCCAGACGCCCTTCCGGCTGACCCGATGGATGCGCCTGCCGAGCGAGGGGACCACGCTTGAGCTCAAGTCGACGGTGGAGAACCTCTCGGCCAACGCCGAGCACCTCGTCTGGGGGCATCACCTCGTACTGGGCGGGGATTTCCTGATGAACGGGTGCCGGCTGGAAATCCCCGCGGGCCGGCTGACCACTCCCGAGGTACTGTTCGAGCCGGCCACGGCTGTGCTGGCGCCCGGCCAGGACGAGCCCTGGCCGATGGCCCGGGGACGCCGTCCAGGGGAGAGGATCGACCTGCGTGCCATCCCCGGCCCGCAAGCGCACTCGCACGATGACGCCTGCCTGACCGGTCTGGCCGAGGGCCGCTGGACGGTAGTCAACCCACGTCTGGGCTTGGGCTTCCGGTTGGAGTGGGATGCGGCGGTCTTCCCCTGGGTTCAGATGTGGCAGCCGTACGGCGGGGCGGATTTGCCGCCCCTCACGGGCATCTACGGCCTGGGGCTTGAGCCCTGGGTGTCGCGCTTTCCCCTGGCGCAAGCCATCGAGTCCGGGCAGGCGCGGTGCATCGGTCCTGGCGAAACGCTCACGACCCAGGTGCGCGCCAGCGTCCTTGAGACGGTCTGA